A genome region from Choloepus didactylus isolate mChoDid1 chromosome 14, mChoDid1.pri, whole genome shotgun sequence includes the following:
- the EPPK1 gene encoding LOW QUALITY PROTEIN: epiplakin (The sequence of the model RefSeq protein was modified relative to this genomic sequence to represent the inferred CDS: inserted 10 bases in 8 codons; deleted 10 bases in 8 codons; substituted 2 bases at 2 genomic stop codons), whose protein sequence is MNGHSTPLDVLVSNGMESARVPQAKKAMPGASVPAESPAEATLSAEARSIAGLQVEASGQVLSVLRRHEAGPPPSGLGQXLLEAQAATGGLVEPTLGQLLPVSEALRQGLVGLELKEKLLXGERAVTGYTDPYGGGNLALFQGSGRMVVDRATGVQLAGGPRWPPGAWWDPVQGXYAVAPEEACELGLLDRETWRCLSEPEPGSSGFCDPNTLERLPYGELLGRCVAAPGSGLALLPLKTNFPQPGGAVSVAELLETGVLDRETARGLQEGRLAVPEVAARAEVQRYLEGTGGMAGVVLLPAGHRKSLFQAATEHLLPXGTSLPLLEAQAATRTLVDPATGRQLGVDEAVRVGLVGPELHGPLLVAEQAVTGYLDPFSGARXPLFQAMKKGLXERPLALRLLDAQLATEGXVCPARRLRLPLEAALRFGCLDTDTQHASRKPAAFSDPRTQESLGYGQLLAXAASPPGHGLAFLPLEGEHSGNPVHVEHSTRQALIAAMTTVSVGKFRGRPVSLWELLFSEAVPTEQRAALAQAAPGRGRSRRRSWLPGXGLAVEQAVADAKVTFTGLRDAVAPRELLEAKIMDRDVYEQLTRGETSAAPXGLLDNVQRYLQGTGCIAGLLLPRAQERLGIYEARRKGLLRPGTALVLLEAQAATGFIVDPKENKRHSVEEALRAGAIGPDMYPKLLAAERAVTGYTDPYTGGQISLFQAMKKGLIVREHGVRLLEAQIATGGVIDPVHSHRLPVEVAYQRGYFDEDMNRVLSDPGDDTKGFFDPNTHENLTYLQLLEKCVTDPDTGLRLLPLSHAQPQLVDGATRQALQSQLLSVRHGRFRAGRVSLWELVNSECFSEEQRRQLLQRFRRRELSLEQLVQLLERQAGRWADISLPGLRGRVSVHQLLEARVIDQELLDRVLAGTVRPEALLGMERVSRHLRGTGAVGGVLLQPSNRQLSLYQAMQQQLLGPGVAVALLEAQAATGSILDPGSLETLSVDEAVRRGLVGPELCCRLRWAEQAVTGFRDPFSGKRVPLFQAMKKGLVPAEQATRLLEAQVATGGIIDPACHLHLALPVATERGCIDHEMETALASTPRAFPTPDSQEHVRYARLLEQCLKDEASGLCLLPLPESAPAVPTDAQIQQTLQAEPGAEDGTTLWDLLGSCHLTEEQRAGFLEDFRTGRKTVQQLRTAVMEQVQEAELLARAHVTVPGPRGDVPAVWLLDMGIITRETLAALAQGRQSPGEVAKQPAVKTCLWGTGCVAGVLLQPAGTRMTIAQAVRDGLLPAGLGHRLLEAQVACGALVNPLTNQRLSVDGAVQAGLVDGALSEQLRQTEQAVGGHMDPYSGATLSLWQAMEKGLVPRSEGCPLLQAQLATGGAVDPGHGVHLPVAAACRLGLLDEETGRALTSADDDHKFFFDPSTREKVTYQQLRERCVSDPDTGLRLLPLGQDAAPEVDEHTAMALRSLSVPVSAGRFKGQAVSAWELLHSEYVSADRRRELLAQCRSGRATALQQVVSTVAALVEAAEQQPPQATFRGLRKQVSAHDLFRSQLIDKRTLDDLSLGRKTVQEVTQMDSVRRSLEGANFIAGVLVQATGERVSIPEALRRHLLRPGTALVLLEAQAATGFVIDPVENQKLTVEQAFSAGMFGKETYTKLLAAERAVTGYTDPYTGGQISLFQAMKKGLIVREHGVRLLEAQIATGGVIDPVHSHRLPVEVAYQRGYFDEDMNRVLSDPGDDTKGFFDPNTHENLTYLQLLERCVRDPDTGLYMLQIVKKGEPYVYIDKATREALRARTARMRVGLFANQTVSVWELLSSQYFTGDRKRELVQQFRTRSMSLERLLAVITTTVEETEKRSQGVWVAGMQGQVTAAELFNAGIIDKKTLEALLGDPGRAQTLRGLEHVRTYLEGRGCIAGVTVPPRQEVTGIYEASRKGLLSTSVAAQLLEAQVASGFLLDPRGHRRLSVEEAMATSLVGEELRERLLEAEKAAKGYTDPATGDKISLFQAMQKKLVRREDALRFLEVQVATGGVIDPWHGHRLPLDTAYRRGCLNEDTYALVSDEKHMNRRFLDPNTQEKATYGELQGRTRIDEKTGWSLLPIDKDKTNSEYIDEATKKALEAEQVQITKGRFRGQRLTVWELLNSEYITEEKKHELVNKYRKDTARALQEVVRIILDIIEAKEKSSKQIWFKGIRRQITASELFKSEIITKEMLEELEKGRTTVEDMRKNTEVKRYLEGTGCIAGVLAPSRDEPGRAEKMSIYQAMWKGLLRPGTALVLLEAQAATGFVVDPVRNQRLSVEEAVAAGVVGGEIRQKLLAAERAVTGYTDPYTGGQISLFQAMKKDLIVREHGVRLLEAQIATGGVIDPVHSHRVPVEVAYQRGYFDEDMNRVLSDPGDDTKGFFDPNTHENLTYLQLLRRCVRDPDTGLLMLQLAAPGSAVHQLSEELRRALRDAPVTPEAGALRGQSLSVWELLFFREVPEGLRQDVLRRYRAGALSAQGVGAALTALLAAPDPHGALRQATMELRVGRFRGGPVPVWDVLASSYVQGATREELLSQFGSGALTLPALICRLTAIVEEAEGVGGGSRETVSGAQEPGPQTSADGDAGSSPTQPEPEPEGARRRQEQALRAATLELQVGQFQGQRVSAWDVLFSSSLSQARRDELLAQHAAGTLALPALLSTLTRLVEENEARLSKVSFRGLRRQVSASELRAARVLGPETLLELAQGTKTLQEVTEMDSVKRYLEGTGCIAGVLAPSRDEPGRAEKMSIYQAMWKGLLRPGTALVLLEAQAATGFVVDPVRNQRLSVEEAVAAGVVGGEIRQKLLAAERAVTGYTDPYTGGQISLFQAMKKGLIVREHGVRLLEAQIATGGVIDPVHSHRVPVEVAYQRGYFDEDMNRVLSDPGDDTKGFFDPNTHENLTYLQLLEKCVTDPDTGLRLLQLSKK, encoded by the exons ATGAACGGCCATTCCACCCCTCTGGACGTCCTGGTCAGCAACGGCATGGAGTCAGCCAGGGTCCCCCAGGCCAAGAAGGCCATGCCGGGGGCCAGCGTCCCCGCTGAGTCCCCGGCCGAGGCCACCCTGTCTGCCGAGGCCAGGAGCATCGCGGGGTTGCAGGTGGAGGCCTCTGGCCAGGTGCTGAGTGTCCTACGCCGCCATGAGGCAGGGCCTCCTCCCTCGGGGCTCGGGC GCCTGCTGGAGGCTCAGGCGGCGACCGGGGGCCTCGTGGAGCCCACCCTGGGCCAGCTGCTGCCCGTGTCTGAGGCCCTGCGGCAGGGCCTGGTGGGGCTGGAGCTGAAGGAGAAGCTGC GTGGCGAGCGTGCAGTCACCGGCTACACCGACCCCTATGGCGGCGGGAACCTGGCACTCTTCCAGGGC TCGGGAAGGATGGTGGTGGACCGGGCAACTGGGGTGCAGCTGGCTGGAGGGCCCAGATGGCCACCGGGGGCCTGGTGGGACCCCGTGCAGGGGTGATACGCGGTGGCTCCTGAGGAGGCCTGTGAGCTCGGCCTCCTGGACCGGGAGACGTGGCGCTGCCTGTCAGAGCCCGAGCCCGGCTCCTCGGGCTTCTGCGACCCCAACACACTGGAGCGACTGCCCTATGGCGAGCTGCTGGGCAGGtgtgtggcagcccctggctcGGGTCTGGCCCTGCTGCCCCTGAAGACCAACTTTCCGCAGCCTGGGGGTGCTGTGAGTGTGGCCGAGCTACTGGAGACTGGCGTCCTGGACAGGGAGACGGCCCGGGGCCTGCAGGAGGGAAGGCTGGCAGTGCCCGAAGTGGCTGCACGTGCCGAGGTGCAGCGCTACCTGGAGGGCACCGGTGGCATGGCAGGGGTCGTGCTGCTGCCCGCCGGCCACAGGAAGAGCCTCTTCCAGGCAGCCACCGAGCACCTGCTCC GTGGCACCTCACTGCCCCTGCTGGAGGCCCAGGCTGCCACCCGCACCCTGGTTGACCCAGCCACAGGCCGGCAGCTGGGGGTGGACGAGGCGGTCAGGGTGGGCCTGGTTGGCCCCGAGCTGCACGGGCCTCTCCTCGTGGCGGAGCAGGCGGTGACGGGCTACCTCGACCCCTTCAGCGGTGCCC atcccctcttccaggccatgaaGAAGGGGC GGGAGCGGCCACTGGCGCTGCGGCTGCTGGATGCCCAGCTGGCCACGGAGGG GGTGTGTCCAGCACGCCGGCTCCGGCTGCCCCTGGAAGCCGCCCTCCGCTTTGGCTGCCTGGACACAGACACTCAGCATGCCTCTCGCAAGCCAGCGGCTTTCTCAGACCCCCGCACGCAGGAGAGCCTCGGCTACGGGCAGCTGCTGG CCGCTGCGTCACCACCCGGCCACGGGCTCGCCTTCCTGCCCCTCGAGGGGGAGCACTCAGGGAACCCCGTTCATGTCGAGCACAGCACCCGGCAGGCCCTGATCGCAGCCATGACCACCGTCTCCGTGGGGAAATTCCGGGGCCGGCCCGTT TCTCTCTGGGAGCTGCTT TTCTCTGAGGCTGTCCCCACAGAGCAGCGGGCAGCGCTGGCCCAAGCAGCACCGGGACGGGGGCGCTCTCGGAGGAGGAGCTGGCTGCCCGGCTGAGGGCTTGCCGTGGAGCAGGCGGTGGCGGACGCCAAGGTCACCTTTACTGGGCTGAGG GACGCCGTGGCGCCGCGAGAGCTGCTGGAAGCCAAGATCATG GACCGGGACGTGTACGAGCAGCTGACGCGCGGGGAGACCTCGGCGGCGCC TGGCCTCCTGGACAACGTGCAGCGCTACCTTCAGGGCACC GGCTGCATCGCTGGCCTGCTGCTG CCCAGGGCCCAGGAGCGGCTTGGCATCTACGAGGCCCGCAGGAAG GGGCTGCTGCGGCCTGGCACGGCCCTTGTCCTCCTGGAGGCGCAGGCGGCCACAGGCTTCATCGTTGACCCGAAAGAAAACAAGAGGCACTCGGTGGAGGAGGCGCTGAGGGCCGGCGCCATCGGGCCGGACATGTACCCGAAGCTGCTGGCGGCCGAGCGCGCGGTCACCGGCTACACCGACCCCTACACCGGGGGGCAGatctccctcttccaggccatgaaGAAGGGCCTGATCGTCAGGGAGCACGGCGTGCGCCTGCTGGAGGCCCAGATCGCCACGGGCGGCGTCATCGACCCGGTGCACAGCCACCGCCTGCCCGTGGAGGTGGCCTACCAGCGCGGCTACTTCGACGAGGACATGAACCGCGTCCTGTCCGACCCCGGCGACGACACCAAGGGCTTCTTCGACCCCAACACGCACGAGAACCTCACCTACCTGCAGCTGCTGGAGAAATGCGTCACCGACCCCGACACGGGCCTGCGCCTCCTGCCGCTCAGCCACGCGCAGCCCCAGCTCGTGGACGGTGCCACCCGGCAGGCGCTCCAGAGCCAGCTGCTGTCGGTGCGGCATGGCCGCTTCCGGGCCGGGCGGGTCTCCCTGTGGGAGCTGGTCAACTCCGAGTGCTTCAGCGAGGAGCAGCGCAGGCAGCTGCTGCAGCGTTTCCGGCGGCGCGAGCTCAGCCTGGAGCAGCTGGTGCAGCTGCTGGAGCGCCAGGCTGGGAGGTGGGCCGACATCTCGCTGCCCGGGCTGCGGGGCCGGGTCAGTGTCCACCAGCTGCTGGAGGCCCGCGTCATCGACCAGGAGCTCCTGGACCGGGTGCTGGCAGGCACGGTGCGCCCCGAGGCTCTGCTCGGCATGGAGCGAGTGAGCAGGCACCTGCGGGGCACGGGGGCCGTGGGCGGTGTGCTGCTGCAGCCCTCCAACCGGCAGCTCAGCCTCTACCAGGCCATGCAGCAGCAGCTGCTGGGCCCAGGCGTGGCCGTGGCCCTGCTGGAGGCCCAGGCGGCCACCGGATCCATCCTGGACCCCGGCAGCCTGGAGACGCTGTCAGTGGACGAGGCCGTGCGCCGGGGGCTGGTGGGGCCGGAGCTGTGCTGCCGGCTGCGGTGGGCCGAGCAGGCCGTCACGGGCTTCAGGGACCCCTTCTCTGGGAAGAGGGTGCCCCTGTTCCAGGCCATGAAGAAGGGCCTCGTCCCTGCGGAGCAGGCCACCCGTCTCCTGGAGGCCCAGGTGGCCACGGGGGGCATCATTGACCCTGCCTGCCACCTCCACCTGGCCCTGCCCGTGGCTACCGAGCGCGGCTGCATCGACCACGAGATGGAAACAGCCCTGGCCAGCACCCCACGGGCCTTCCCCACCCCGGACAGCCAGGAGCACGTCAGGTATGCCCGGCTGCTTGAGCAGTGTCTGAAGGACGAGGCCTCTGGGCTCTGCCTCCTGCCCCTGCCGGAAAGTGCCCCCGCCGTCCCCACGGATGCGCAGATCCAGCAGACCCTGCAGGCTGAGCCAGGGGCCGAGGACGGCACGACCCTCTGGGACCTGCTGGGCTCCTGCCACCTCACCGAGGAGCAGCgtgcaggcttcctggaggactTCAGGACCGGGAGGAAGACTGTGCAGCAGCTGCGGACGGCCGTGATGGAGCAGGTGCAGGAGGCGGAGCTCCTGGCCCGGGCCCACGTCACAGTGCCCGGCCCGCGTGGTGACGTCCCCGCCGTCTGGCTGCTGGACATGGGCATCATCACCCGGGAGACCCTGGCGGCCCtggcccagggcaggcagtcacCGGGTGAGGTGGCCAAGCAGCCTGCAGTGAAGACCTGTCTCTGGGGCACGGGCTGTGTGGCTGGGGTGCTGCTGCAGCCGGCCGGTACCAGGATGACCATCGCCCAGGCTGTGCGGGATGGCCTCCTGCCCGCGGGCCTGGGGCACAGGCTGCTGGAGGCCCAGGTGGCCTGCGGAGCCCTTGTCAACCCCCTGACCAATCAGAGACTCTCGGTGGACGGCGCGGTCCAGGCCGGCCTGGTAGACGGGGCGCTGAGCGAGCAGCTCCGGCAGACTGAGCAGGCCGTGGGCGGGCACATGGACCCCTACTCCGGGGCCACCCTCTCGCTGTGGCAGGCCATGGAGAAGGGGCTCGTGCCGCGCAGCGAGGGCTGCCCCCTCCTGCAGGCACAGCTGGCCACGGGGGGCGCAGTGGACCCGGGGCACGGGGTGCACCTGCCCGTGGCGGCTGCCTGCAGGCTCGGCCTCCTGGACGAGGAGACCGGCCGGGCGCTGACCTCCGCGGACGACGACCACAAGTTCTTCTTTGACCCCAGCACGCGGGAGAAGGTGACCTACCAGCAGCTCAGGGAGCGCTGTGTCTCGGACCCCGACACGGGCCTGCGGCTGCTCCCACTCGGCCAGGATGCGGCGCCCGAGGTGGACGAGCACACGGCCATGGCGCTGCGGTCACTGAGCGTGCCCGTGAGCGCGGGGCGGTTCAAGGGGCAGGCAGTGTCCGCGTGGGAGCTGCTGCACTCCGAGTACGTCAGCGCTGACCGGCGGCGGGAGCTGCTGGCGCAGTGCCGCTCGGGGCGGGCCACGGCCCTCCAGCAGGTGGTCAGCACGGTGGCTGCCCTGGTGGAGGCGGCGGAGCAGCAGCCCCCACAGGCCACCTTCCGGGGGCTGCGCAAGCAGGTGTCGGCCCATGACCTATTCAGGTCCCAGCTCATAGACAAAAGGACGCTGGACGACCTGAGCCTGGGCCGGAAAACCGTGCAGGAGGTGACGCAGATGGACAGCGTGCGGCGCTCCCTGGAGGGGGCTAACTTCATCGCCGGGGTGCTGGTGCAGGCCACGGGGGAGCGGGTGAGCATCCCGGAGGCGCTGCGGAGGCACCTGCTGCGGCCTGGCACCGCGCTCGTGCTGCTCGAGGCCCAGGCGGCCACCGGCTTCGTCATCGACCCCGTGGAGAACCAGAAGCTGACCGTGGAGCAGGCATTCTCCGCAGGGATGTTTGGCAAGGAAACCTACACGAAGCTGCTGGCGGCCGAGCGCGCGGTCACCGGCTACACCGACCCCTACACCGGGGGGCAGatctccctcttccaggccatgaaGAAGGGCCTGATCGTCAGGGAGCACGGCGTGCGCCTGCTGGAGGCCCAGATCGCCACGGGCGGCGTCATCGACCCGGTGCACAGCCATCGCCTGCCCGTGGAGGTGGCCTACCAGCGCGGCTACTTCGACGAGGACATGAACCGCGTCCTGTCCGACCCCGGCGACGACACCAAGGGCTTCTTCGACCCCAACACGCATGAGAACCTCACCTACCTGCAGCTGCTGGAGCGCTGCGTGCGCGACCCCGACACGGGGCTGTACATGTTGCAAATCGTGAAGAAAGGGGAGCCGTACGTGTACATCGACAAAGCCACGAGAGAAGCACTGCGGGCACGGACGGCCAGGATGCGCGTGGGGCTGTTTGCCAATCAGACGGTCTCCGTGTGGGAGCTGCTGTCCTCCCAGTACTTCACAGGGGACAGGAAGCGAGAACTTGTCCAGCAATTCAGAACCAGAAGCATGAGTCTGGAGAGACTGTTGGCTGTCATCACCACGACCGTCGAGGAAACGGAAAAGCGAAGCCAAGGGGTCTGGGTGGCGGGGATGCAAGGGCAGGTGACGGCCGCAGAGTTATTCAACGCCGGAATCATTGATAAGAAAACCCTGGAAGCACTCCTGGGGGACCCCGGCCGGGCACAGACCCTCCGCGGGCTGGAGCACGTGAGGACATACCTGGAGGGCAGGGGCTGCATTGCCGGGGTGACGGTGCCCCCCAGGCAGGAAGTGACAGGCATCTACGAGGCCAGCAGGAAGGGGCTTCTCTCCACCAGTGTCGCGGCTCAACTGCTGGAGGCGCAGGTGGCCTCGGGCTTCCTGCTGGACCCCCGTGGCCACCGGCGGCTGTCTGTGGAGGAGGCCATGGCCACCAGCCTGGTGGGCGAAGAGCTGAGGGAGAGGCTCTTGGAGGCTGAGAAGGCAGCCAAAGGCTACACCGACCCAGCCACAGGGGACAAGATCTCACTATTCCAGGCCATGCAAAAGAAATTAGTCCGAAGGGAAGACGCGCTGAGGTTTCTGGAGGTGCAGGTGGCCACAGGGGGCGTCATCGATCCGTGGCACGGCCACCGGCTGCCCCTGGACACAGCCTACCGGCGTGGCTGCCTGAACGAGGACACATATGCGCTCGTCTCCGACGAGAAGCACATGAACAGAAGGTTCCTGGACCCCAATACACAGGAGAAGGCAACGTACGGGGAGCTGCAGGGCAGGACCAGGATCGATGAGAAGACGGGCTGGTCTCTGCTCCCGATAGACAAGGACAAAACCAACAGCGAGTACATTGACGAGGCCACCAAAAAGGCGCTGGAGGCAGAGCAGGTGCAGATCACCAAGGGAAGGTTCAGGGGACAGAGGCTGACGGTGTGGGAGCTGCTGAACTCCGAGTACATCACGGAGGAGAAGAAGCACGAGCTGGTGAACAAATACAGGAAGGACACAGCACGGGCCCTCCAGGAGGTAGTCAGAATTATTCTGGATATAAttgaagcaaaggaaaagagCAGTAAACAGATATGGTTCAAAGGAATTAGAAGGCAAATCACGGCCTCTGAGCTCTTCAAGTCCGAAATCATCACAAAGGAAATGTTAGAAGAACTGGAAAAAGGAAGAACCACGGTGGAGGACATGAGGAAAAACACCGAGGTCAAGCGCTACCTGGAGGGCACCGGCTGCATCGCGGGCGTCCTGGCGCCCTCCCGCGACGAGCCGGGGCGCGCCGAGAAGATGAGCATCTACCAGGCCATGTGGAAGGGCCTGCTGCGGCCCGGCACCGCGCTGGTGCTGCTGGAGGCGCAGGCGGCCACGGGCTTCGTCGTCGACCCGGTGCGCAACCAGCGGCTGTCGGTGGAGGAGGCGGTGGCCGCGGGCGTGGTGGGCGGCGAGATCCGCCAGAAGCTGCTGGCGGCCGAGCGCGCGGTCACCGGCTACACCGACCCCTACACCGGGGGGCAGatctccctcttccaggccatgaaGAAGGACCTGATCGTCAGGGAGCACGGCGTGCGCCTGCTGGAGGCCCAGATCGCCACGGGCGGCGTCATCGACCCGGTGCACAGCCACCGTGTGCCCGTGGAGGTGGCCTACCAGCGCGGCTACTTCGACGAGGACATGAACCGCGTCCTGTCCGACCCCGGCGACGACACCAAGGGCTTCTTCGACCCCAACACTCACGAGAACCTCACCTACCTGCAGCTGCTGCGCAGGTGCGTGCGCGACCCCGACACCGGGCTCCTCATGCTGCAGCTGGCGGCCCCGGGCTCCGCCGTGCACCAGCTGAGCGAGGAGCTGCGCCGCGCGCTGCGGGACGCCCCGGTGACGCCGGAGGCGGGCGCCCTGCGGGGCCAGAGCCTCTCGGTGTGGGAGCTGCTGTTCTTCCGCGAGGTCCCCGAGGGCCTGCGACAGGACGTGCTGCGGCGGTACCGGGCGGGCGCCCTGAGCGCGCAGGGGGTGGGCGCCGCCCTCACCGCGCTGCTGGCCGCCCCGGACCCTCACGGCGCCCTGCGGCAGGCCACCATGGAGTTGCGCGTCGGCCGCTTCCGCGGCGGACCGGTGCCCGTGTGGGACGTCTTGGCATCCAGCTACGTGCAGGGCGCCACGCGCGAGGAGCTGCTGTCCCAGTTCGGCTCGGGGGCGCTGACCCTGCCCGCGCTGATCTGCAGGCTGACGGCCATCGTCGAAGAGGCCGAGGGCGTGGGGGGCGGGTCCCGGGAAACCGTGTCCGGGGCGCAGGAACCCGGGCCGCAGACGAGCGCTGACGGTGACGCGGGGTCCTCCCCGACCCAGCCCGAGCCCGAGCCCGAGGGCGCCCGGCGCCGCCAGGAGCAGGCCCTGCGCGCGGCCACTCTGGAGCTGCAGGTCGGGCAGTTCCAGGGCCAGCGCGTGTCCGCGTGGGAcgtcctcttctcctcctccctgagCCAGGCCCGCCGGGACGAGCTCCTGGCGCAGCACGCAGCGGGCACCCTGGCCCTGCCCGCCCTCCTCTCCACCCTCACCCGCCTGGTGGAGGAGAACGAGGCGCGGCTAAGCAAGGTGTCCTTCCGCGGCCTGCGGCGCCAGGTGTCGGCCTCGGAGCTGCGCGCCGCCCGGGTCCTGGGCCCTGAGACCCTGCTGGAGCTGGCCCAGGGCACCAAGACCCTGCAGGAGGTGACGGAGATGGACTCCGTCAAGCGCTACCTGGAGGGCACCGGCTGCATCGCGGGCGTCCTGGCGCCCTCCCGCGACGAGCCGGGGCGCGCCGAGAAGATGAGCATCTACCAGGCCATGTGGAAGGGCCTGCTGCGGCCCGGCACCGCGCTGGTGCTGCTGGAGGCGCAGGCAGCCACGGGCTTCGTCGTCGACCCGGTGCGCAACCAGCGGCTGTCGGTGGAGGAGGCGGTGGCCGCGGGCGTGGTGGGCGGCGAGATCCGCCAGAAGCTGCTGGCGGCCGAGCGCGCGGTCACCGGCTACACCGACCCCTACACCGGGGGGCAGatctccctcttccaggccatgaaGAAGGGCCTGATCGTCAGGGAGCACGGGGTGCGCCTGCTGGAGGCCCAGATCGCCACGGGCGGCGTCATCGACCCGGTGCACAGCCACCGCGTGCCCGTGGAGGTGGCCTACCAGCGCGGCTACTTCGACGAGGACATGAACCGCGTCCTGTCCGACCCCGGCGACGACACCAAGGGCTTCTTCGACCCCAACACGCACGAGAACCTCACCTACCTGCAGCTGCTGGAGAAATGCGTCACCGACCCCGACACGGGCCTGCGCCTCCTGCAGCTCTCGAAGAAGTGA